The stretch of DNA CTGAGCAGGACGTTCATTTCCGTGGAAGAGGGCGCGGCCCCCGTGATCGCGCTGGCCTCTCGGCCCGACCTTGACCAGGTGACAGGCCAATACTTCAACCGGCTCGAGGCCGCAGCTCCGTCAGGCGTGGCGCAGGATTGGGATGTGGCCTCGCGGCTCTGGCGCGAAAGCGAGCGCCTTGTGGCCGCAAACACTCGGGCTTGAGGAACAGCCCGAGGCTTGGCGATGAGCCTACATCATCAGGCGGCGGGCTTCAGGGATCTGCGTGAGCAATTGCTCGAGACGTCCGGCCCAAAGCGCGCCGGGCAAGCGCCAGGCGGCGTAGCCAGCATCCCGAACGAGGACACCGCCGTGTGGCCACGCTTCGAGCGCACGGATGCGATCGGGCGTCAACCACGCGTCTCTGACGCGCGGTTCGGCTTCGACAAGGATCCCGCCCGGCGTCGTCAATCGCAGCGTCGTCGCGTCAGGAACATCAACACCAAGGCGGCCGGCAACGCCCGCGTTCATCAGCGGAGTCACAGATGGCGCGCGCCACACAATCAGCGGCCCCGCTGATTCGCGGATCGGCCAGACCACAAGCGTGAACCATTCGCCGGTCTGACGTGAGCCCGTGCCGGTGCATTCATGTTCGGCAATCGTGCAGGGCAGCGCGTCAACAAAACCCTCGAGGCCGATGCCCCAGATGCGTGCGCCATGCACATGCAGGCGCTTCGAAAGCGTGACGGCCGCCGCGTGTGCAACCGGTGCAAACGGCACTGGGCGGGCAAATCCATGCGCCTGTGCCCAGCGTTCCACGCCAGACGCGCGCAGACGTTCACGGAAGAGTCCATAGCCAAGCGCAGCAACAATCGCGACGACGATGGGAAACCAGTTGGGCACGCGCGGTCCGTTCAGGTGACGGGCCGCTTGAACACGCCGGCGGTGACGGCCTTGCCGCGCACGTGCGTGGCCATGGCGGCCATGACCGCTGCGCGCGTTTGCGGCACCGTTGCGCCTGCTGGACCAAGAGCCGGAACATCGATCATCGAGTCGAGCGCGTAGAGTTCGAACAGGTACACATGCGCCGGGCCAGACGCGGGCGCACCGGGTCCGCGATAGTTCGGCCCGGTCACGCTGATCTGCCTTGAACCATCGGCCATCTGCGCACCCTGTGGCACTCCTTCAGGCAGCGATCGCGCGGCCGCCGGAATATTCCACACCATCCAATGCAACACATCGTCAGTCCCCTGGCCGGCGGCGGCGGAGACGTCGTGGACGATCAGGGCGAAGCTCACGGTGGTTTCGGGCACGTTGTCCCACGAGAGCGCCGGCGAAACGTCGCCGCCCGCTTGCGTGTACTTCAGCGGGATCTCCGCGCCCGGCGCCCACGGCGCGGTGAGCGTCATGATCTGCACGCCGCCGCGGCCGCGACCGCCCCCGCGCTGGCCGCCCGCGGGTGGCGTTTGGGGCGGAGGCCCGCCGGCGCGCTGCCCGGCCGCCTGGCCGACGGCGGCGGCACCAGCTGGTGGAGGCGTTTGCGCCGGCACGAGCGCCACGGCCACAAACACCAGCATCAACGCGAGAGTGATTCGTGTGGTGCGCATCGGCGTTTCCCTGCGTTGAGTCATTTGAAGGTGGCCGGTTGCGTCTTTCGCCACGCGTCGTACCGCGCGCGCAGGGTTTTGACGGGGTTGAGGTTTTCACCTTCGCGAATGGCGCCAGGCCCACGATTCTCCCCCGGCTGCGCCACGGTCAAGTACATCGAGTACTTACCGTTGTTGTGCGAGTCGCCGTTGGTGTCTTTCGGGTCCGACATCAGGATGTAGGCGACGTGCGACGTCTTGCCGTCGCAGGCGTTCACCGGGCGCGAGCCATCAGTGGGCCACGGCGGGCACGAGCACCGGCTGTCGCCGCCGGACCCGTCGGCCGCCTCCATCGCCGCCATCACGCGATCGGTCAGGGCGCCTTTAGTGGCAAGAAACGCGGCGACAGCGTTCGGCACCACCATGCCGGGCCGCAGGATGTTGCCCTGAATCGAGTAATAGATGTCGGTGCCGGGCACACGCCCCTGCACGTCCTGCGAGACGTAGCCGTTGCCCAGGCCGGAGTGTCCTGCGCTTCGACCCTCAAGGTCGAGGATACCGAACTGGCGCGACTGGAACGCCGGGTCGGCGCTCAACATCGCGATGATCTGTTTCGGGTCCGTGCCCTTCTGCAACTCGCGGAAGACCAGCATCTGATTCTGATGCGTGCCGTCCACTCCGGCCTGGCATGCGGCCACGCCCAGGCCAGGGACAATCACGGCCTGCACGCCCATCAGGAACTGGTCGTTCTGGTTCACGCACGTCGCCGAGGCAATGACGACGCGTTTGGTGGCCAGGTCGACGGCGATGACAGACCAGGTGGCCGAAGCCGTCGCAGGCAGGAGGCATGCGACTACCAGGGAGACAAGAACGAAGGCTCTGCGCATGCCGGGGATTATAGCGGCTAACCAATGAGCCATTGGCTCATTCCAGTGAAGGGGTATTCTTGCGGGTAGAGAAAAGAGGCAATCATGGCAGCACGAAAGAAAGAGACAAAGTTGAACGATGCGGCGGAAGCGGTTGGGCACGCGCTCGGTCGCGTGGCGAACGTCGCCACCCGCGCAGCCGCCGGTGCGAAGTCGGCGACCAAGGGAGCCAAGGCTTCCGTGAAGCGCGCGAAGAAGGCCGCGGGCAGAACGGTGAAGAACGTCCGCAAGTCGGCAGACCGAGCGACCAAGCGCGTCAAGAAGGCGGTCAAGGCCACCAAGAAGAGCGTGGGGCGGTTCAGGCGTCGCTGACTACTGCAGCCGCTTGGTTGCGAGCGCCCGCACGTCGGCGTCGGGGTCCGTGCGGGCGATGCGTTCCAGCACATCGCGGCTGAGGCAGCCGAGTCGGCCGGCGGCTTCCACGGCCATCCACCGTACTTCTGCGTTCGTGGCCGTGAGCTTCGGCGTGATGTCCGCGCATGTTGCCGGGTCACGGCTGGCGGCCAGGCCCGCAAGGGCTGCGACAACCTCGTCTGGATCATGCGAATCGAGCGTGCGGCGCAACACCTCGCGTGCCTCCGGGTCTGGCGATTGGCCCAGGCCGGCTGCGCCATACGTGCGCGTGCGCGGATCGGCAAACGCCCGCTGAAGCAGGGGCGTGGTTTCCGGTCGGCGCAGACGCCCCAACAGGTCTACCAGCACCACGTCCAGCGGCGCGGCCTCCGCCTGCGCGATCGCCACCGGCAGCACACGGTCAGTGTGCGCGACCAGCCAGGCCAGTGCACGATCGCGTTGCCGCAGATCCGGCGGCGATCCCGCCCGAATGTGGATCGCGGCGATCTGGCGCACCACCTCAGGATCGAGCGTCATGCCAGGATCGCCGCGGCATCGGCCGGAGGGAACACATTAACGACTGCGGTGGTGAAGGCGGCGAACGCGGCACCATTGATCGTCGGGTCTGCCTGGAACCGAAGATGTAAGCCGCGCACCAGCGCGCGCGCGACTCGGGCTTCAAACGCATCCTTGATGAGCTGCATCCGGTTCTGAATCTCCGGCGCGGGATCGTAGTTCATGGAATCGAGTGCCGAATCGGCCGGTGCGTTGGCGACGTAGTACGGCACTTCACGCATCAGCGAGTACATCTCCGTCTCGTGGTAGCCGTAATTGTCTTCCTCGCTGACCCGGGCGTCGCTGCCGGCTCGCGGACGAACATACCCTGGCATTCGTCGAGCCGACGCGTCGTACAAATCCAGTCCGTACGTGGTGCCCATCCCCTCGTACGTGTTGTGTCCCCAGACTTCATGCACGACCGTCGGCAATGCATAGGCCGGGTTGGCGGCCACCATCTGCATGAATGCGTCACCAACAGCCGCGCGCAGGTGCGGCGGGTCGGTCATGGCCACAATGCCCGCACCGCGTTCGAAGATGCCGCGCGCTTCGGCACGCAGGTGCCGGGCCGTGAGGCCGAGCTCGGGGTGGTTGGCCGCGACCCACGTCACAAACGCGGGGATCGAGACGGTATTGAGCGTGTTGTTGAGCGTTCTCTCTTCCGCGCGCGTCATGGTTGCCGTCTGTGGCGCGATTGACCCTGACGCCACTTGTGCGGCCTGCTGCGCGGCAATCTCGGCCGGCGTTGGCGGCGCCGATCCTGCCGGCAGGGCCGCCGCAGCAGCCGCCGTGTTGCGGGCGATCATTTCATCAGCTTGCGCCTGCGCCATCTCGGCCTCACTGGCCAGACCCTGCGACGCCGCGTCAGCACGTGCACCGACGCGCTGGATGCGCTCAAGGAGGTCACGCGCTTGCGTGACAAACGTGCCTCCCGCCTGCGTCGAATTCGCCGGCAGCGCCAACAGCATGTCGCCCAGATGGTTGAAGCCCGCGTAACGGGCCACCATTTCATCCCGCCTGGCCCTGGTGACGGTCATGAATGCGCGGAGGGTGGCCTCGGCCTGTGGCTGGGTCCACGTGCCGCCGTTGACCAGCAACGGCCGGATCTCAGGGTTGACCCAGGGGTCGGCCGCGTCTGGCTGATCGGGCAGCAGGAGCACCGCACCGGGCACAATGACGTGCTCGCCGGCGGCATTGACCGTGACGTCGCGCGGATTCGCACGGGCAATCGCGCCGACGTATCGTGCATCCCCGTACACCTGAACCGCGATCGCCGCCAACGTTTCGCCCGCCACCACCGTGTGGGTCATACGCGACGACCCGGCAGGAACAAAAAACAGGGGACCTGGCTCGGCTGACACCAGGCCGCGTCCGATCAGGTCTGACGCGCCAAAGCCGCGAATCACGCGCGCGGCCACCGACGCGGCATGGCGCTCGGCCCCGCCGCGATCGGTCCGCCGGCCGGTGCCACGCATCTGCAGCACGTGCGCGGCCTCGTGCGCGGCCACTTCCACGACGGGCTGCCGCGCGAAGCGCACGCCGCCATTTTCTGTCACCGCCTCGGCGCCGGTGCCACTTAACGACGGGTCGATCGTCGCAGGCGCGTCGAAATTCGGGATGCCAAACGCCGAGGCGATGGCGCCTCGATGAGGGAACGAGGCCAGCGGCTCGACCGGGTTCGCTGCACACCGCGGGCACGTGCCTCCGCACGCGCACCCCGATGGCGAGGGCCGCCGACCCGACGGGGTCGTCGCGGTCTCACGACCTCCCCCCGCACTCACACCGCGGTCATGTCCGCTGCTTGCTTTTGTCCCCGCGCTGCCGCGCGCGGCCGCCATCGAGGCACGTCTCATCGGGTCCGCCTCACTTTGGTTTTTTTGCCTTCTTCGCTCTGGCCCTGGCGACCGCCTTCTTGCGCGCCGGCTTCTTCTGGCGCCTCGGGTTCGGCGAATCAAGCAGCCGCTTCGCCGATTCAGCCAGCTTGGCGGCCGCCGCACGGTCGCCAACAATTTCCACGAGCTTCGCTGAACTGACTTCGAGGATGCCTTCCACATCCACGATCCCGGCCGCGATCAATCGCCTGCGGAGCGCGGCATCCATCTCGAGCTTGGTCAGCGGCGTCCGCGTCGTCGGAGCCGGTGCTGGTCCCGGCGTTGGATCGGGCCTCGGCTCCGGCGTGGGTGTGGGCGCTGGGCCGGGTGTAGGCGTTGGTGTCGGGTCTGGCCGTGGCGTGGGTGATGGCGCTGGCGTCGGTTTCGGCTGATCGAAGATGACCGTGCCGGTCACCGCCACCGATCGCGGGATGACGCGTACCGGCATCGTCAGCGTGATCTGGAGATCCGCGCCGGCGGCGACCACGATTGGATCTCTCTCGAGCAGTACCTCGGCACCGGCCGCATCCAGCACACGGGCCCGCAACTTGCCGAGCCGGGCCAGGCGCGTGGTTTCATCCGCATCGAAGCTGTCGCCGAACGCGCCGTACTTGTCGCTGCGTCCCAGCGCCGCAGCCTGAGCACCGGCCGCATTCACCAACTCAACAGCGAATCCTGCCTGACCCTGTCCTTTGCTGTTGACGAGCCGTCCGCTGATTGCCGCACCTGCATCGGGCACGACGGGCGCGACACTGCCAAACGCCTCGGCGCTTGTCGTCAGGAACTGTTGTGTGACGACGCCGGCCTCGGCCTGTGCCGCAAGCGACCGTGTCTTCGGATGATCGGCGCCGATCTTTTCCTCAAGGCGGAAGCTCTCCGTCTGATACGCACGCGTGACCGCCACCTGCGTGGTGTTCACCTGCAACAGCGAGGTTGAGGTGTAGCCCTTCGCAAGTGCGTTGACCTCGGCTTCCGTGAACGCATCTGCGTCGATCGTGCCGCCCAACTGCGAGGCCTGCGCAGACAGCGCAGGCGCTGCCATCGCGCCCACCTTCACCGGCGCTCCGGCGGAATCCTTGCAGAACGTGGAGTCGAAGACGTGGTTGGGCGTATCCACGGTCTTTGGCACATGAGCGCCTGTGGACACCGGCTGCGCGAGGATGCAATGGTCGGCCTGGTTTGATGCCGTCATGTTGGCGCGAAGAGCGATGGTCAGCATCGACAACGTGCGCGTCGCGTCTTCGCGCAGTCGTCCGCCGCCGGCACGAAGCGTGTCTCCGATGAGCACCGTATTGCAGAAGAACGGATCCCCCCTGTAGACCGCACTCGTGTTGCCGGAGTAACCCAGATCGTCCAGGCACACCACCGCCTGTGCCATCAGCGATCGGTTGACGGCGTCCAGACGCACATAGTTGTCGGCGAAGATCGTCTCGCCACCGGGCAATGACGCTTCGGCGAGTGTGGGGAACCGCTTGCTGTTGCCAAGTTTTCCGCCGGCCATCCGCGCGATCAGGCGATGCATGCCGCCGAGGTTGCACAGCAGCACGCCGCCAAACGCCGTGTCGATGAACCCGAACCGTCCGGTGAACTCACTGCTCAAGTGATTGTTCGCCACCGACACCGGCCCAAACGCAAACGCCGTCAGCGCGCGTCCGGCTGGCTGGTCCACGCGATTGTCATGCACACGCAGCGCCGGCTGGCGGCCACTGGACGTGGAGAGTTTGCTGACGGTCGCTCCGGCGAAGCGGACATAGATGCCGCCGCGCAGACCGGCGCGGCGCTTCTCTTCGTAGTCGGGCGTCATCGCCCCGTTGGCCGAGATCGTGTTGTCGGTGATCTCGACGTCATTCCCCCAGCCGACAAACACGCCGCACGACGGGTCGATGGCCGTGGCGCCGTTGTCGTTGATGTGATTGCCTCGCACAGCCGCCGACTCGACCATGCCGAGCGACACGCCGCCGCGGCCAATCTGCTCGGCCTCGGCCAGCATCTGCGGCGTGAACGGATTGCGCAGGTTGTGGTGCAGGCGGTTGTTCAGAATCACCAGGTCGCGCACCGGATGCGTGGCCTTCACGAGTGGCGTCAACGCGAGATTGAGCAGGGCCGCATCCACGAAGGCCAGCAGCGAACCCTTGGCGTTGTTGGTAGGGAGTGTCACCGCCTTGCCCGCCAGTTTGGTGCCGGCGCGCAGGGCGAAGCCGATGCCCGACAACCCCATCATCGAGACGTTGTTGGCCTCAATCGTGATTTCATGCAGGAACGCCTGCGCCTTGCCGATGCCCGGCCGAGGGCCGATGGTCACTGCGTTCACCAGCACGCCCTTGTCTCGTGTCTCGGTCACCTTGAGCACCTGGTACTTCGGCGCCACGTCCAGGGCGTAGGCCCCCGGCGCCGACTTCACACTCACCAGGCCGGCCGTGTCACTGCGATCGGCT from Acidobacteriota bacterium encodes:
- a CDS encoding YbhB/YbcL family Raf kinase inhibitor-like protein, with the protein product MRTTRITLALMLVFVAVALVPAQTPPPAGAAAVGQAAGQRAGGPPPQTPPAGGQRGGGRGRGGVQIMTLTAPWAPGAEIPLKYTQAGGDVSPALSWDNVPETTVSFALIVHDVSAAAGQGTDDVLHWMVWNIPAAARSLPEGVPQGAQMADGSRQISVTGPNYRGPGAPASGPAHVYLFELYALDSMIDVPALGPAGATVPQTRAAVMAAMATHVRGKAVTAGVFKRPVT
- a CDS encoding right-handed parallel beta-helix repeat-containing protein yields the protein MKGDFSVLNFDPHEHKRGVDEPEQGVLRNISGVLHQQGRVTTDADMTEGELIGLGWNGQAGRDIIGAGVCAVPATEPEGFRVESAKVTGGSVHVMLRPGRAWADGILTRLPGETPNPDAPVERIATYFGAPISAPTPVVGGINDATRDAVILEVSEEALHGFQYPQRLIEAALGGPDTSERAFVNFRVRLLRLADGEDCTTILGKLRDDPASKGRLTASLAPLVSVAGDCPVVGGGGYTGFEHHLYRIEIADAPPAAPAKFKWSQWNGGLVGRGRFDTGTDPDRVIIDAGRAAIVNSGLTEFYLEALQYDALLGAWTVVYGTMASLNTDHDLALTSPATFGTLPSTTDSVFFRLWNGIANISAFTNAANPVELRDGIRLAFDAPAAGNYRSGDYWTFTVRAGEIANPQVLVDDAPPVGVVYHRVPLAEINWTAQQDTTVSGSIEDCRKRFRPLINQKVCCTFLVGNGVTSFGDFNSLEEAASHLPSAGGELCLLPGLHRANLTLQGKQNITIHGCEHRTLVLPRTEARFDPILHFVDCVGIRVCDVDLLTFDGTSVLIEGLKEGSCRDVTIEDTRMVSRVHCIRANDAAELHIANNRLHLLDTVAGLTTISLEADDSLVERNTLVLMPFVDTTPDEPDVPDDDPTRDPADPCARPEIIYRFPDLVKAYATKVWTFGLSLLVPKQPYRAIGGIHLRAGSERVRLLENHIVGGAGNGITLGGDLDPAPPPGPILRDRAVAKAAPVTVDASGQFLAVVQNEAGIAQEGIDVYLDDAKADASTAADRSDTAGLVSVKSAPGAYALDVAPKYQVLKVTETRDKGVLVNAVTIGPRPGIGKAQAFLHEITIEANNVSMMGLSGIGFALRAGTKLAGKAVTLPTNNAKGSLLAFVDAALLNLALTPLVKATHPVRDLVILNNRLHHNLRNPFTPQMLAEAEQIGRGGVSLGMVESAAVRGNHINDNGATAIDPSCGVFVGWGNDVEITDNTISANGAMTPDYEEKRRAGLRGGIYVRFAGATVSKLSTSSGRQPALRVHDNRVDQPAGRALTAFAFGPVSVANNHLSSEFTGRFGFIDTAFGGVLLCNLGGMHRLIARMAGGKLGNSKRFPTLAEASLPGGETIFADNYVRLDAVNRSLMAQAVVCLDDLGYSGNTSAVYRGDPFFCNTVLIGDTLRAGGGRLREDATRTLSMLTIALRANMTASNQADHCILAQPVSTGAHVPKTVDTPNHVFDSTFCKDSAGAPVKVGAMAAPALSAQASQLGGTIDADAFTEAEVNALAKGYTSTSLLQVNTTQVAVTRAYQTESFRLEEKIGADHPKTRSLAAQAEAGVVTQQFLTTSAEAFGSVAPVVPDAGAAISGRLVNSKGQGQAGFAVELVNAAGAQAAALGRSDKYGAFGDSFDADETTRLARLGKLRARVLDAAGAEVLLERDPIVVAAGADLQITLTMPVRVIPRSVAVTGTVIFDQPKPTPAPSPTPRPDPTPTPTPGPAPTPTPEPRPDPTPGPAPAPTTRTPLTKLEMDAALRRRLIAAGIVDVEGILEVSSAKLVEIVGDRAAAAKLAESAKRLLDSPNPRRQKKPARKKAVARARAKKAKKPK
- a CDS encoding DUF1028 domain-containing protein; translation: MRRAFVLVSLVVACLLPATASATWSVIAVDLATKRVVIASATCVNQNDQFLMGVQAVIVPGLGVAACQAGVDGTHQNQMLVFRELQKGTDPKQIIAMLSADPAFQSRQFGILDLEGRSAGHSGLGNGYVSQDVQGRVPGTDIYYSIQGNILRPGMVVPNAVAAFLATKGALTDRVMAAMEAADGSGGDSRCSCPPWPTDGSRPVNACDGKTSHVAYILMSDPKDTNGDSHNNGKYSMYLTVAQPGENRGPGAIREGENLNPVKTLRARYDAWRKTQPATFK
- a CDS encoding HEAT repeat domain-containing protein, whose protein sequence is MTLDPEVVRQIAAIHIRAGSPPDLRQRDRALAWLVAHTDRVLPVAIAQAEAAPLDVVLVDLLGRLRRPETTPLLQRAFADPRTRTYGAAGLGQSPDPEAREVLRRTLDSHDPDEVVAALAGLAASRDPATCADITPKLTATNAEVRWMAVEAAGRLGCLSRDVLERIARTDPDADVRALATKRLQ